From Bacteroidia bacterium, the proteins below share one genomic window:
- a CDS encoding DUF3883 domain-containing protein, with the protein MSGIKTYRIPDEYFFRLHHVRPRFKNDVEEVLLYVATSISEMAVLPNNDFRNELNKVLFGFKKNATSTQKTIDNWRTEISALFGFIQETNGYSQPSLMAKRLANNQYLDEFFNYFLYSFQYPAGHIKSQNVIKQIEAGVRFKPCQFILNLLIEGEKLTEKSFSITAEELTQCAYFDLRVTTGKRQAKEVAKLILQNRKDKVEYEYDYEALRNERTGEFPSKGDTNRYAGDILDYMVLANLLQHKGTGYYYYLNGENKETINFHLQNDVWFDEYDKFYNADEITNPEIGALEEVWFDFVNSFDNIEAFAPHLEEREVENISTLIQEYYSRMKEDRKVPTKIFGDYGETLILAHEYLRTKDGSNRQHLINKIPTPLGVGYDLQSIEIPKNKRYIEVKTTKSRKAINNNRFKLTPNEWDTAETLGDNYFVYYLVINDEGKNIFVIQNPIKQFELGNLKVDKNLVVEFSKTSGQWHKLLEIAS; encoded by the coding sequence ATGAGCGGAATAAAAACATACAGAATACCAGACGAATATTTTTTCCGTTTGCACCACGTCAGACCACGTTTCAAAAATGATGTGGAAGAAGTTTTGTTGTATGTAGCAACTTCTATTTCAGAAATGGCGGTTTTACCAAACAACGATTTCAGGAATGAATTGAATAAGGTATTATTTGGTTTTAAAAAGAATGCAACATCTACACAAAAGACAATAGACAATTGGCGAACAGAAATTTCCGCTTTGTTTGGGTTTATCCAAGAAACAAATGGTTATTCCCAACCAAGTTTAATGGCTAAAAGACTTGCCAACAATCAATATTTGGACGAGTTTTTTAATTACTTTTTGTATTCATTTCAATATCCAGCAGGACACATAAAATCTCAAAATGTAATCAAACAAATTGAAGCAGGCGTAAGGTTTAAACCTTGTCAATTCATACTTAATTTACTAATTGAAGGAGAAAAATTAACAGAAAAATCATTTAGTATAACAGCCGAAGAACTTACACAATGTGCATATTTCGACCTACGAGTTACAACAGGAAAAAGACAAGCAAAGGAAGTCGCAAAACTCATTCTACAAAATAGAAAAGACAAAGTAGAATATGAATATGATTACGAGGCTTTAAGAAACGAACGCACAGGCGAATTTCCGTCAAAGGGCGACACCAATCGTTATGCAGGAGATATTTTAGATTATATGGTTTTAGCTAACCTTTTGCAACACAAAGGAACAGGTTACTATTATTATCTGAATGGCGAAAACAAAGAAACTATCAACTTCCATTTACAAAATGATGTTTGGTTTGATGAGTACGACAAATTCTACAATGCAGACGAAATCACAAATCCAGAAATTGGAGCGTTAGAAGAAGTTTGGTTTGACTTTGTAAACAGCTTTGACAATATCGAGGCGTTTGCTCCGCATTTAGAAGAACGTGAAGTTGAAAATATCTCTACACTCATTCAAGAGTATTACTCACGAATGAAAGAAGATAGAAAAGTACCTACAAAAATATTCGGGGATTACGGAGAAACTTTAATCTTGGCTCACGAATATTTGAGAACAAAAGACGGTTCAAATCGTCAACACTTAATCAATAAAATCCCTACTCCACTTGGAGTTGGTTACGATTTACAAAGTATCGAAATTCCTAAAAACAAACGATACATCGAAGTAAAAACAACCAAATCAAGAAAAGCGATTAACAATAACCGTTTCAAACTTACGCCAAATGAATGGGACACAGCCGAAACATTAGGCGATAATTATTTCGTTTATTATTTAGTGATAAATGACGAAGGAAAAAACATTTTCGTTATTCAAAATCCTATTAAACAATTTGAATTAGGAAACTTGAAAGTAGATAAAAATTTAGTTGTTGAATTTTCTAAAACATCAGGGCAATGGCACAAACTTTTGGAAATAGCAAGTTAA
- a CDS encoding DNA cytosine methyltransferase, giving the protein MKNKPTVIDLFCGCGGLSYGFIEAGYNVLLGIDHWKDAITTFENTHKNAKGIVADLFTETPIEISKKTEIKNIDVIIGGPPCQGFSIAGKRIVDDERNQLYKSFVSFVKFYQPKVFLMENVPNIVSMGKGVVKDSIIKDFEKLGYTVVYKVLLASDFGVPQNRRRAFFVGTKNKTEFVFPEPTTEKPINAKEAISDLPEKSLTDGTKYKLEPKSDYQKLIREKSVGVYNHEITNHSEQTKSIISLVPDGGNYKDLPEELRKTRNVNIAWTRLNSKKPSFTIDTGHRHHFHYKYNRVPTVRESARIQSFPDTFIFLGSKTSQYKQVGNAVPPILAKVLATEIKKYL; this is encoded by the coding sequence ATGAAAAATAAACCAACGGTGATAGACTTGTTTTGCGGTTGCGGTGGACTTTCTTATGGATTCATCGAAGCTGGATATAATGTGCTTTTGGGTATTGACCATTGGAAAGACGCCATTACAACTTTTGAAAATACACACAAAAATGCAAAAGGAATTGTAGCCGATTTATTTACAGAAACACCAATAGAAATCAGTAAAAAGACAGAAATCAAAAATATTGATGTAATCATTGGAGGCCCACCTTGTCAAGGTTTTTCCATTGCAGGAAAACGGATTGTAGACGATGAACGCAATCAACTTTACAAATCATTTGTAAGTTTCGTGAAATTTTACCAACCTAAAGTTTTTCTAATGGAAAATGTGCCAAACATTGTTTCAATGGGAAAAGGTGTTGTAAAAGACAGCATCATTAAAGATTTTGAAAAGCTCGGTTACACGGTAGTTTATAAAGTTTTGTTAGCATCGGATTTTGGCGTTCCACAAAACAGAAGAAGAGCGTTTTTTGTTGGCACAAAAAACAAAACAGAGTTTGTTTTTCCCGAACCTACAACAGAAAAACCAATAAATGCAAAAGAAGCAATTTCGGACTTGCCTGAAAAATCGTTGACAGACGGAACGAAATACAAGTTAGAACCAAAATCGGATTATCAGAAACTAATTAGGGAAAAATCTGTTGGAGTTTACAATCACGAAATAACAAATCATAGCGAACAAACAAAAAGCATTATTTCGCTTGTTCCTGACGGTGGGAATTATAAAGATTTGCCCGAAGAATTACGGAAAACAAGAAACGTAAATATTGCTTGGACAAGACTAAACAGCAAAAAACCAAGTTTTACAATTGACACAGGACACAGACATCATTTTCATTATAAATACAATCGTGTACCAACTGTAAGAGAAAGTGCGAGAATACAATCGTTTCCCGACACTTTCATTTTTTTAGGAAGTAAAACAAGCCAGTACAAACAAGTAGGCAATGCCGTTCCGCCAATTTTGGCAAAGGTATTGGCAACTGAAATTAAGAAATATCTATGA
- a CDS encoding helix-turn-helix domain-containing protein, whose protein sequence is MKATFGEYIKRLRKDNGLTLTQLAFQLNLDSANLSKIENGKREFDEKRLEKLANAFKLDFEKLKTEYFADQFAKKMYQYNCSPETLIVAEEKINYLKNINVKQEKISFEDEK, encoded by the coding sequence ATGAAAGCAACTTTTGGTGAATACATTAAGCGATTAAGGAAAGACAATGGTTTGACTTTAACACAACTTGCATTTCAGCTTAACCTCGACTCTGCAAATCTCAGCAAAATAGAAAACGGGAAAAGAGAGTTTGACGAAAAACGATTAGAAAAATTGGCAAATGCTTTTAAACTCGACTTTGAAAAATTGAAAACTGAATATTTTGCAGACCAGTTCGCAAAGAAAATGTATCAATACAATTGTTCACCTGAAACATTAATTGTAGCAGAAGAAAAGATTAATTATTTAAAAAATATAAACGTAAAACAAGAAAAAATAAGTTTTGAAGATGAAAAATAA